The genomic region GACATGCGGATGTTGCGCTCGGTGAAGGCGTCGGAGGCGGCGGTGAAGACGGCGATGCGGCGGGCGCCGCAGGCGAGGGCGCGGTCCAGGCCGCGCTCGTTGGGGACGAGGGCGGAGTAGGTGACGCCGGGGGCGACTGGAAGTCGGGGATAGATTTCGTCGGCGTCGGCAAGCTGGGGAATGGCCTTGGGGTTGACGAACGAGGTTGCTTCGATTTCGCGCAGGCCAGCGTCGACCAGTCGGGCAATGAAGGCGAGCTTGCGGTCGGTCGGCACGGGGCGGGATTCGTTCTGCAAGCCGTCTCGCGGCCCGACCTCGACGATGCGAACTTGGCGGGGGAGTGCGGTCATGCTTCGTCGGGGGGTTCGAGGCGGGCGAGGAGTTCGCCCATTTCCACCATGTCGCCCACTTTGCAGAGGACGTCCTTCACGCGGCCGGGGGAGGGCGACGAAATGGTCATTTCCATTTTCATGGATTCCATGACGATCAGGGGGCGGTGAGCCTCAAAGGCGTCGCCCGGTTCGACATCGATTTTGAGGATCGTCCCGGGCATGGGGGCGGTGAGGGTGTTGGTGGCGGCGGCCTCGGCGGTGGCGGCGGCGCGGCGGGCGGTCATGGGGACGAGTTCGAGGCGATGGCGCCGGCCCTGGACCCAGACCTCGATGGTGTCGCCGGTACGCGCCGCGAAATAGGGCACGACGCGGCCCTGGAGGCGGAGCCAGCCGGACCAGGGGGCGAGGGTTTCGACCTCGACCTCGGCGTGACGGTCGCCACGCTGGAAGTGGTAGGCCTCGCGGGCGAGCTGGTCGGTGCGATCGATGAGGATCTCGATCGGTTCCGAGCCGGGAGGTTGGAGTTTCAGGCGGTGCATGGGGCGGTGCCGTGGTCTTGGGATCGGTCCTGTTCGTCGCCGGGCAGTCCCTCGGCTGTTGAATGTAGTGTAGTCGGGAGGCGCAAGACCTGGAAAGGGAATCTGCGCAGAACGACAGCGCTCCTCTCAGAATGCAGAACCGACAGGCGTTTTCAGCTACTTGTGCTGGCTGGAAGACAAGTCCGTTTGGGCGACTCAGGCGGTTGCGGAGATCGGTCGGCGGCGGAAGCTCAGCTTGCC from Phycisphaerae bacterium harbors:
- a CDS encoding acetyl-CoA carboxylase biotin carboxyl carrier protein subunit, translating into MHRLKLQPPGSEPIEILIDRTDQLAREAYHFQRGDRHAEVEVETLAPWSGWLRLQGRVVPYFAARTGDTIEVWVQGRRHRLELVPMTARRAAATAEAAATNTLTAPMPGTILKIDVEPGDAFEAHRPLIVMESMKMEMTISSPSPGRVKDVLCKVGDMVEMGELLARLEPPDEA